One window from the genome of Dyadobacter sp. CECT 9275 encodes:
- a CDS encoding TlpA family protein disulfide reductase: MKTVFLILIQLLALHAIAHNTFAYHLLQSGGCAENNGMILAGKLDNFSGRSVKLWLTSASGEDLLYNISVSNGEFSIPDSLVSFPGIALLAVPGGDEDLPIPLLLAPDYSLSLRMDVQSAGGMRKPLVFSGKGAAANNFYTRMIHYRQKNRPSGNYNFDEWYQKIRKGTDSLYHIYNQIYRDSDDTHYGYFSRLVYNDMAFDRLDILIQRAHSMLDYLSAAEVNRYVTANFDEHMLKNISDPQYLASPAYRNLMGFSFSYLFYLVKYDEKLSADTSKGRYEINLDKINSVFKDDCKDYVLYKFVNLNLVASVNSYEKFRERTQVTMVYLNDFKNKRLYETLRRAILTKESELAGLKKNDPAPMFSLADPTGKKYDLNHFRNKIVLLDFWASWCGPCRQQTPFLESLHSKYKTDDRISFVSIAVRDKKSVWLRALEKDKPGWLQLFDADGKTAANYFTNAIPKFVIIDGKGKIFDFQAPSPDDGDKLERLIESCLKN, from the coding sequence ATGAAAACAGTTTTCTTGATATTGATACAGCTTTTGGCACTGCATGCAATAGCTCATAACACATTTGCGTACCACCTGCTGCAAAGCGGCGGTTGTGCAGAAAATAATGGTATGATATTGGCTGGTAAATTGGATAATTTCTCAGGAAGATCTGTGAAACTGTGGCTTACCAGTGCATCCGGCGAGGACCTGTTGTATAATATATCAGTCAGCAACGGTGAATTTTCAATTCCTGACAGTCTTGTTTCTTTCCCGGGAATCGCCCTATTGGCTGTGCCCGGTGGGGATGAAGATCTCCCGATACCGTTACTGTTGGCCCCGGATTACAGCCTTTCCCTGAGGATGGATGTGCAAAGCGCCGGTGGAATGCGCAAACCACTTGTATTTTCAGGAAAAGGAGCTGCCGCGAACAATTTTTATACCCGGATGATTCATTATCGCCAGAAAAACAGGCCTTCGGGTAATTACAATTTTGATGAATGGTATCAGAAGATACGTAAAGGCACGGATTCGCTATACCATATTTATAATCAAATTTATCGCGACAGCGACGATACCCACTATGGCTACTTCAGCAGATTAGTTTATAATGATATGGCCTTCGACCGGCTGGATATTCTGATACAGAGGGCTCACAGTATGCTTGATTATTTATCTGCCGCTGAGGTAAACCGATATGTAACGGCCAACTTCGACGAGCACATGCTTAAAAATATCTCGGACCCTCAATACCTGGCTTCACCTGCGTACAGGAATCTCATGGGTTTCTCGTTCTCGTATCTTTTTTATCTCGTTAAATATGACGAAAAGCTTTCCGCCGACACTTCAAAGGGTAGGTATGAGATCAATCTGGATAAAATTAACAGCGTTTTTAAAGACGATTGTAAAGATTATGTTCTTTACAAATTTGTGAACCTCAATCTGGTAGCCTCAGTAAATTCCTATGAAAAATTTCGGGAGCGAACACAGGTTACGATGGTGTATCTGAATGATTTCAAGAATAAACGGCTTTACGAAACATTGAGGAGAGCAATTCTTACAAAGGAAAGTGAGCTGGCTGGATTAAAAAAAAATGATCCCGCTCCAATGTTCTCTCTTGCCGACCCGACCGGCAAAAAATATGACCTGAACCATTTCAGGAACAAAATTGTCCTACTTGATTTTTGGGCAAGCTGGTGTGGTCCCTGCAGGCAGCAGACCCCGTTTCTGGAGAGCCTGCATTCAAAATACAAAACGGACGATCGTATATCTTTTGTTAGTATTGCGGTAAGAGACAAAAAAAGTGTCTGGCTCAGGGCGCTGGAAAAGGATAAGCCTGGCTGGTTGCAGCTTTTTGATGCCGATGGGAAAACGGCTGCCAACTATTTTACCAATGCGATCCCCAAATTTGTTATTATTGATGGTAAAGGAAAAATCTTTGATTTCCAGGCACCTTCTCCCGATGATGGAGACAAACTGGAGCGTTTGATTGAAAGTTGTCTGAAAAACTAA
- a CDS encoding sensor histidine kinase, with translation MIVKPTVLAVCVLLIFKIPGFAQRITVFGKAPVRIEGQGLLIKQMRDRRFVDDIGSCPVEKVVPVYLSGSWITIQTTDSPYGSSLSFSEGNRENTLYLNHYKYRKLYARLFYTQTPISGQTYIPPADRVATTNRKVILSDHEMVVYSFLKVNDFFFLDFLDYKTDSLVRRYYIKRVKTEPRIHAFVQQARAKYAGNKYADTKIVLDKQYKLLLLPDRQTRFMLSGSPRLTDSSVRYDLANLKTGDTLHYTGAGRIIIPGLAAGTQYVLKLYDEFQPETVRVYFLDIQPYWYRSNLFYFLAGVLIFSVSVLFVLIRQRRRARISRQEQTETEQHLRMVQSQLNPHFTFNALSSIQGLINTGRIDEANHYLREFSLLLRKTLERDQHAFNTLDREIQMMQTYIGLEQLRFRFHFEISLSPNLNPSETNIPTLLLQPLLENAIKHGISELGENGLLSVNFIQETDKLIVVIKDNGKGFDHSSVTGYGLRLTRERILAINGLLGEKKIEFFVNNRIGTEVTILFHHWIDIS, from the coding sequence ATGATCGTTAAACCGACGGTACTGGCAGTATGTGTTCTTCTTATTTTTAAAATTCCGGGATTTGCTCAGCGCATTACGGTTTTTGGGAAAGCTCCGGTACGCATTGAAGGACAAGGGCTTTTGATCAAACAGATGCGCGACAGAAGATTTGTGGATGATATCGGGAGTTGTCCGGTAGAAAAAGTAGTACCGGTATACCTGTCAGGAAGCTGGATAACCATACAAACCACGGATTCTCCTTACGGCAGTTCACTGTCGTTCTCCGAAGGTAATCGAGAGAATACCCTCTATTTGAACCATTATAAGTATCGTAAACTCTATGCAAGATTATTTTACACCCAAACTCCAATAAGCGGACAAACATACATTCCACCTGCTGATCGAGTCGCCACGACGAATCGCAAAGTGATTTTGAGTGATCATGAAATGGTAGTATACAGTTTTCTAAAAGTAAATGATTTCTTTTTTCTGGATTTCCTGGATTACAAAACGGATTCGCTGGTGAGGAGATATTATATCAAAAGGGTTAAAACGGAGCCTCGGATTCATGCATTCGTACAGCAGGCGAGAGCGAAGTATGCTGGCAATAAATATGCTGACACTAAAATAGTGTTGGACAAACAGTATAAACTGCTCTTGTTACCAGACAGACAAACGCGTTTTATGCTGTCTGGGAGCCCAAGGTTGACGGATTCCTCGGTAAGATATGATCTGGCAAATTTAAAAACGGGGGATACGCTTCATTATACAGGGGCCGGTCGTATCATCATTCCCGGATTGGCCGCAGGTACTCAGTATGTATTAAAGTTGTATGACGAGTTTCAGCCGGAAACGGTTAGGGTCTATTTCCTGGACATTCAGCCATATTGGTACCGTTCAAATTTGTTTTATTTCCTGGCCGGCGTGCTGATTTTCTCTGTTTCTGTCTTATTTGTTTTGATCAGGCAACGCAGAAGGGCACGCATTTCCCGGCAAGAACAAACGGAAACGGAACAACACCTGCGCATGGTACAGTCGCAGTTGAACCCTCATTTTACTTTTAATGCGTTAAGTTCTATCCAGGGCCTTATCAATACAGGGCGTATTGATGAGGCCAATCATTACCTAAGGGAATTCAGCCTGCTTTTGCGAAAAACCCTGGAAAGAGACCAGCACGCATTTAACACATTGGACCGCGAGATACAGATGATGCAAACTTATATCGGATTGGAACAACTGAGGTTCAGATTTCACTTTGAAATAAGCCTGTCTCCTAATCTTAATCCGTCTGAAACAAACATACCTACCCTGTTACTACAGCCGCTGCTGGAAAATGCGATCAAACACGGCATCAGTGAATTAGGCGAAAATGGACTTCTGTCGGTCAATTTCATTCAGGAAACCGATAAGCTGATCGTTGTGATAAAGGATAATGGTAAAGGGTTTGATCATTCCTCTGTTACAGGGTATGGGCTCAGGCTGACGCGGGAAAGAATTTTGGCAATAAACGGGCTGCTTGGAGAGAAAAAGATTGAATTTTTCGTTAATAACCGGATAGGCACGGAAGTAACCATCCTGTTTCATCACTGGATTGACATCTCATGA
- a CDS encoding DUF1800 domain-containing protein: protein MAYLDTYATPLTAGTAAHLLRRATFGPTQQEITAFTGKTATQAVDLLISNASYRASPAAPVEMETGRSDSGQPFLNKPFTDTRASVYSTYIQYWWIGLMAEQNGYPSVLEKITAFWQNHFVTAISSVEDYRFTDRYLRFLRANALGNFRDMTVGITKDPAMLIYQNGNENTKEQPNENYGRELQELFTVGQKDFAGNHNYTEQDVKAAAQVLTGWQATNRLKVGSTSFETIFTAERHDTTNKVFSSKYNNTTITGRSGATAGDAELTDLVNMLLSHPETPKFICRKLYRWYVNPNVTQEIEDQVIIPLANLFSSPSNNFAIAPVLRKLLTSNVFFDSSNIGAIVKAPSEFIIGTIRLFSQPVPDITTEYGPFRIMMNFMNNSMINLQLNFLNQPSVFGSLPYYQTGYSRNWINGTTLGLRGYRTDSLIYPSLEIKPGYLLQIDVLKILTALQPNFSDVANTAAISCEQVLAEFSKNMYTHELPQTQKDFLIDKIMMMNSSPRTTWVREWDAYRTFPTDTAKQNIILWRTRTLMKHMLRMAEYQLF from the coding sequence ATGGCATACTTAGATACTTACGCCACACCGCTAACAGCGGGAACCGCGGCGCATTTATTAAGAAGGGCTACTTTTGGGCCCACCCAGCAGGAAATAACCGCTTTTACCGGTAAGACCGCCACGCAGGCTGTAGATCTTTTGATCAGCAATGCTTCCTACCGCGCCTCTCCGGCGGCGCCGGTGGAAATGGAGACCGGCCGCAGCGATTCGGGCCAACCATTTTTAAACAAACCCTTTACAGACACCCGGGCATCGGTATACAGTACCTACATTCAGTACTGGTGGATCGGATTAATGGCCGAACAGAACGGCTACCCGTCGGTTCTGGAAAAAATTACGGCATTCTGGCAGAATCATTTTGTTACAGCTATTTCATCTGTGGAAGATTACCGCTTTACCGACAGGTATCTCCGGTTTTTGCGGGCAAATGCCCTTGGAAATTTCAGAGATATGACTGTGGGCATCACCAAAGACCCTGCCATGCTGATCTATCAAAACGGTAATGAAAACACCAAGGAGCAGCCTAATGAAAATTACGGCAGAGAGCTACAGGAATTGTTCACGGTGGGCCAGAAAGATTTTGCGGGCAACCATAATTATACCGAGCAGGATGTAAAAGCCGCGGCACAGGTACTTACCGGCTGGCAAGCCACCAACAGGCTTAAGGTTGGCTCCACTTCTTTTGAAACAATTTTCACCGCCGAAAGGCACGATACGACCAACAAGGTTTTTTCTTCCAAATACAATAATACCACCATAACCGGCAGGAGCGGCGCAACCGCAGGAGACGCCGAACTGACGGATTTGGTCAACATGCTCCTGAGCCATCCGGAAACCCCTAAATTTATCTGTCGCAAACTTTACCGCTGGTATGTTAACCCCAATGTGACCCAGGAAATTGAAGATCAGGTAATTATTCCTCTTGCCAATCTTTTTTCAAGCCCGTCCAACAACTTCGCCATTGCTCCGGTGTTAAGAAAGCTGCTGACCAGTAATGTTTTTTTCGACTCCTCCAACATTGGAGCTATCGTGAAAGCACCTTCCGAATTCATCATAGGTACCATCCGGCTCTTCTCTCAGCCCGTTCCGGATATCACCACCGAGTATGGCCCATTCCGGATCATGATGAATTTCATGAATAACAGTATGATTAATCTTCAGCTCAATTTTTTAAACCAGCCTTCCGTTTTTGGCTCTCTTCCCTATTACCAGACCGGCTACTCCAGAAACTGGATCAATGGGACCACGCTGGGCTTACGCGGCTATCGGACCGACTCTCTGATTTATCCTTCACTAGAGATAAAGCCCGGGTACCTTTTGCAGATAGATGTCCTGAAAATACTCACTGCCCTCCAGCCCAATTTCTCCGATGTAGCCAATACGGCGGCCATCAGCTGTGAGCAGGTACTGGCCGAGTTTTCAAAGAATATGTACACCCATGAATTACCGCAGACTCAGAAAGATTTCCTGATTGATAAAATAATGATGATGAACAGTAGCCCCAGAACGACCTGGGTCAGAGAATGGGATGCTTACCGGACCTTCCCCACCGATACTGCCAAACAGAATATCATTTTATGGCGGACCAGAACCCTGATGAAACACATGTTGAGAATGGCTGAATATCAATTATTTTAA
- a CDS encoding TonB-dependent receptor, which produces MRQILGSFFLFAAILFPLFVSAQDNTIVNATISGKVLDAGTEEALVGATVSIKGTTNGASTDANGEFSLITGQKLPFTLIVSYVGYLKKEVLINESKVEIRLAVNNTQLEDVVISSRRRQESAQEVPIPISVIGGTRAEDAGAFNVNRLKELVPTVQLYASNARNTTLNIRGLGSTYGLTNDGVDPGVGFYVDGVYYARPAATALDFIDIERVEVLRGPQGTLFGKNTTAGAFNITTRNASFTPGGNFEVSYGNLGFVQAKASVTGPLSKKLAARVSFTGTQRNGTFFNVHTQLPINDINNIGVRGQILYTPTENVNITVIGDVSDQKPTGYGWPVAGVVPTKRAAYRQFNAIIADLGYTLPYKSAFERKLDLDTPSKADNQLGGVSVNADIKIGNGTLTSTSAWRYWKWTPLNDRDYIGLPVFTISSGNSKHDQWSQEIRYSGKVSPKLSGVVGVFGLWQDLTSDPVQTEEAGSAQWRFAQSSTSALWKTPGLFDNYGIRTTNEIKSTSLAVFAQADWVVLDKLHILPGVRYNYDKKVVDYKRETYGGLQTTDAALIALKNGVYTNQAFNTDYAKGNFSGQLSVQYKASGKVNAYATYSIGYKPIGVNVGGLPTANGQVLIDLANVKPEYVDHKEFGIKTKPSGNSVLNLTFYRSDIKDYQTQVQTPEPGVNRGYLANAEKVRVQGVELDGNVRFKNLTLNAAVAYTDGKYVRFTNAPVPLEEVGGAQAFKDISGGRLPGISKWSGSVGGEAVTKGTFLGLKGNYFVGIDEFLRSEFSSSPSPSQYLNIGGYGLTNARAGFRASNGLSFFFWGRNIFNKNYYEQLLAAPGSYGQYAGIVGDQRTYGVTVRFTY; this is translated from the coding sequence ATGAGACAAATTTTAGGATCATTCTTCCTCTTTGCAGCCATTCTTTTCCCTCTGTTCGTATCCGCCCAGGATAATACCATTGTCAATGCAACAATTTCCGGAAAGGTACTGGATGCCGGTACGGAGGAAGCGCTGGTAGGGGCAACCGTTTCCATTAAGGGTACTACCAATGGAGCCTCCACGGATGCAAACGGCGAATTCAGCCTGATTACAGGCCAGAAATTGCCTTTCACACTGATCGTTTCATACGTCGGATACCTGAAAAAGGAGGTTCTGATCAACGAGAGCAAGGTTGAAATAAGGCTTGCGGTTAACAATACACAGCTGGAAGACGTCGTCATTTCGTCACGTCGCCGTCAGGAATCGGCACAGGAAGTACCTATCCCCATTTCGGTGATCGGCGGAACCAGAGCAGAAGACGCTGGCGCGTTTAATGTGAACCGTCTGAAAGAACTGGTACCAACAGTACAGCTATATGCCTCCAATGCACGGAATACAACGTTAAATATCCGCGGGCTGGGATCAACCTATGGATTAACCAATGATGGGGTGGACCCGGGCGTCGGTTTCTACGTGGATGGGGTATACTATGCCCGCCCTGCTGCCACAGCGCTGGATTTTATCGATATAGAACGTGTTGAAGTTTTGAGAGGACCGCAGGGAACCCTTTTTGGTAAAAATACAACGGCTGGTGCCTTTAACATTACTACGCGCAATGCCAGTTTTACTCCGGGCGGAAATTTCGAAGTAAGTTATGGTAACCTGGGTTTTGTTCAGGCAAAGGCTTCTGTCACAGGCCCTTTGAGTAAAAAGCTGGCAGCGCGTGTTTCCTTCACCGGTACACAGCGTAACGGTACGTTTTTCAATGTTCACACGCAATTACCGATTAACGATATCAATAACATTGGTGTAAGAGGACAAATACTTTACACACCGACCGAAAATGTAAATATAACCGTGATCGGAGATGTTTCGGATCAGAAACCCACCGGTTATGGATGGCCCGTGGCGGGAGTGGTTCCTACGAAAAGAGCTGCTTACCGTCAGTTTAATGCCATTATTGCCGATTTGGGATATACGCTTCCCTACAAAAGTGCCTTTGAACGTAAGCTGGACCTGGATACACCTTCCAAGGCTGACAATCAGCTGGGCGGCGTGTCCGTTAATGCGGATATAAAAATAGGAAACGGAACACTGACCAGTACCTCGGCATGGCGTTACTGGAAATGGACGCCCCTGAATGACAGGGATTATATTGGATTACCAGTGTTTACAATTTCCTCGGGGAACTCCAAGCATGATCAGTGGTCTCAGGAAATCCGTTATTCGGGCAAAGTATCCCCCAAACTGAGTGGGGTGGTAGGTGTATTTGGTCTTTGGCAGGATCTGACTTCCGACCCCGTACAGACCGAGGAAGCGGGATCTGCACAGTGGCGGTTTGCGCAAAGCTCAACAAGCGCTTTATGGAAAACTCCTGGTTTGTTCGATAACTATGGTATCCGCACCACGAACGAAATCAAGAGCACCAGTTTGGCTGTTTTTGCACAGGCCGACTGGGTAGTGCTTGACAAGCTGCATATTTTACCGGGTGTGCGCTACAATTATGACAAGAAGGTAGTGGATTACAAAAGAGAGACCTATGGCGGATTACAAACCACAGATGCAGCGTTGATCGCACTGAAAAATGGTGTATACACCAACCAGGCTTTCAACACGGATTATGCCAAAGGGAATTTTTCGGGACAGCTGTCTGTACAATATAAGGCAAGTGGTAAAGTCAATGCCTATGCTACCTATTCTATTGGTTATAAGCCCATTGGTGTAAATGTGGGCGGGCTGCCCACCGCGAACGGTCAAGTGCTGATAGACCTGGCAAATGTAAAACCCGAATATGTTGATCATAAGGAGTTTGGTATCAAAACCAAGCCATCGGGCAATTCGGTATTGAACCTAACTTTTTACCGTTCCGATATCAAAGATTATCAGACACAGGTGCAGACACCTGAACCGGGCGTAAACCGCGGATACCTGGCCAATGCTGAGAAAGTGCGGGTACAGGGAGTAGAACTGGACGGTAATGTGCGTTTCAAGAACCTTACTCTGAATGCTGCCGTAGCTTATACCGATGGGAAGTACGTGCGCTTTACCAATGCGCCCGTACCGTTGGAAGAGGTAGGAGGGGCGCAGGCCTTTAAGGATATCTCGGGCGGCAGACTGCCCGGTATTTCCAAATGGTCTGGCTCGGTAGGCGGAGAAGCGGTTACCAAAGGAACTTTCCTTGGCCTGAAGGGTAATTACTTCGTTGGCATTGACGAATTTCTGCGGTCTGAGTTTTCATCCAGCCCTTCTCCTTCTCAGTATCTGAATATTGGAGGCTACGGACTCACAAATGCACGGGCTGGTTTCAGAGCGTCTAACGGTCTTTCGTTCTTTTTCTGGGGAAGAAATATTTTCAATAAGAATTATTATGAGCAGCTGCTGGCCGCTCCCGGAAGTTACGGGCAATATGCAGGTATAGTGGGAGACCAGCGTACCTACGGTGTTACCGTAAGATTTACCTACTAA
- a CDS encoding LytR/AlgR family response regulator transcription factor: MIRAIIVDDEQNNIKNLSALLASHCPEIEVVATATQAGQAREYLLHFRPDVLFLDIHMPGQNGFELLKSLREYPFEVVFVTAYDAYGIMAIKFSALDYLLKPVSIPELKSAVEKIAKAVRQKKHNLRLENLLHLLDKPTKDPGQRIALPTQKETYLVVVNDILRCESSNNYSIFFLRDGTMHVISRPIYEYEELLAPYGFIRCHQSHLVNKNHIRSILNEDTGYLIIENTIKKIPISRQRKAFVMSQLK; this comes from the coding sequence ATGATTCGAGCTATAATTGTTGACGACGAGCAGAATAATATAAAAAACCTGTCCGCACTGCTGGCAAGCCACTGTCCGGAGATTGAAGTTGTGGCTACTGCCACCCAGGCAGGCCAGGCGCGGGAATATCTTTTGCACTTCCGGCCGGACGTCTTGTTTCTGGATATCCACATGCCAGGACAAAACGGATTTGAATTGTTAAAATCACTCCGTGAATACCCTTTTGAAGTAGTTTTTGTGACTGCCTATGATGCCTACGGGATTATGGCCATCAAGTTTTCAGCGCTCGACTATTTACTTAAACCCGTCAGTATTCCGGAACTGAAATCTGCTGTGGAAAAGATAGCAAAAGCCGTTCGTCAAAAAAAGCATAACCTCAGGCTGGAAAACCTACTTCACTTACTTGACAAACCTACGAAAGATCCTGGTCAGCGAATTGCACTGCCTACTCAAAAAGAAACCTACCTTGTAGTGGTTAATGACATTCTAAGGTGCGAGTCTTCCAATAATTACAGCATTTTTTTTCTTCGTGACGGGACCATGCACGTCATTTCCAGGCCGATCTATGAATATGAAGAATTACTGGCTCCCTATGGGTTTATCCGCTGCCATCAGTCTCACCTGGTTAATAAAAATCATATCAGAAGTATTCTTAATGAAGACACCGGATATCTTATCATAGAAAATACAATTAAGAAAATTCCTATTTCAAGACAGAGGAAGGCTTTTGTGATGTCTCAGTTAAAATGA
- a CDS encoding DUF1501 domain-containing protein, whose translation MKRRDFIRAASTAMIPVLLDGFGVRSLAQSSALVQSLTKTAALNNDRILVIIYLGGGNDGLNTVIPLEYFSAYHSLRTNIAIPEDKVLTLSGNPETGFHPAMTGMRDLYNEGKLSIINAVSYPNPDQSHYRSTDIWMTGVDATQYASSGWAGRYLYDRFPGYPQQYPNSEMEDPLAVQIGNISTTTLLGTRESMGITLQDPNAFYQLIGTPNTSSDHSLPCCEAGELISYIRQQQVLAVGYASEIKAAADAGRNLAAYPDSSMKNELAEQLKIVARLIHGGLKSKIYYVELGGFDTHSGQIGSSSVEGIHAQLLKKLSDAIAAFQNDLQLQGTEDKVLGMTFSDFGRRATSNASKGTDHGIGAPMFVFGTGMKRQLVGTNPDLINGLLPVAPPSWDDNRDIKMQIDFRRVYADILNDWFGNSGPKTDQVLFRNFRTISLFSEVVQTLSSGSWPNPEIWSHGRVPTSKDIVQINAGHVVEVGQNITAKNVKVLAGGELKFLGDYSVNITG comes from the coding sequence ATGAAAAGAAGAGATTTCATAAGAGCCGCATCAACAGCCATGATACCGGTACTGCTGGATGGCTTCGGCGTCAGGTCGCTGGCCCAAAGCTCTGCTTTGGTACAGTCCTTAACAAAAACTGCAGCGCTGAACAACGACCGGATCCTGGTCATTATATATTTAGGTGGAGGTAATGATGGCCTTAATACCGTTATTCCACTGGAGTATTTTTCAGCTTATCATTCCTTACGGACCAACATTGCCATTCCGGAGGATAAAGTACTGACCCTGTCAGGAAATCCTGAAACTGGATTTCACCCTGCCATGACCGGTATGCGCGATCTGTACAACGAAGGAAAGCTGTCGATCATCAATGCCGTGTCCTACCCCAACCCTGACCAGTCCCATTACCGCTCTACCGATATATGGATGACAGGGGTTGACGCAACGCAGTATGCTTCTTCAGGCTGGGCTGGCCGCTATCTTTATGACCGGTTTCCCGGTTATCCTCAGCAATATCCCAACAGTGAGATGGAGGATCCCCTGGCGGTACAAATTGGCAATATCAGCACAACAACCCTGCTGGGTACAAGAGAGTCGATGGGAATCACCCTACAGGATCCCAATGCCTTTTATCAACTTATAGGAACGCCCAATACCTCTTCGGACCATAGCTTGCCCTGCTGCGAAGCTGGCGAATTAATTTCTTATATCCGGCAACAGCAGGTTTTAGCCGTAGGTTACGCCTCGGAAATCAAGGCAGCCGCAGACGCAGGAAGAAATTTAGCCGCCTATCCGGACAGTTCTATGAAGAACGAATTGGCTGAACAGTTAAAAATAGTGGCCAGGCTGATTCACGGAGGATTAAAATCAAAAATCTATTATGTTGAACTGGGGGGGTTTGATACCCATTCGGGGCAAATAGGATCATCTTCGGTTGAGGGTATCCATGCACAACTCCTCAAAAAATTATCAGATGCCATAGCCGCTTTTCAGAATGACCTGCAACTGCAGGGAACCGAAGACAAAGTACTGGGGATGACCTTTTCTGATTTTGGCCGCCGTGCTACTTCAAACGCTTCAAAAGGTACTGATCATGGAATAGGTGCGCCCATGTTTGTATTCGGAACGGGTATGAAAAGGCAATTGGTAGGTACCAATCCGGACCTGATTAACGGATTGCTTCCTGTTGCACCTCCGTCGTGGGACGACAACCGGGACATTAAAATGCAAATAGATTTCCGCAGAGTTTATGCTGATATTCTGAACGATTGGTTTGGCAATTCCGGCCCGAAAACGGATCAGGTACTTTTCAGGAATTTCAGGACTATTTCACTCTTTTCCGAAGTTGTTCAAACCCTGTCATCGGGATCCTGGCCCAACCCGGAAATCTGGTCTCACGGACGGGTACCTACGTCCAAAGATATTGTGCAGATCAATGCGGGGCATGTTGTGGAGGTAGGACAGAATATTACAGCAAAAAATGTAAAGGTCCTTGCAGGTGGGGAATTGAAGTTTCTGGGAGATTACAGCGTCAACATTACCGGCTGA